A single region of the Leptolyngbyaceae cyanobacterium genome encodes:
- a CDS encoding ChuX/HutX family heme-like substrate-binding protein, producing the protein MADTLKEFIEACQNLGTLRLIVTSSAAVLEVRSPIQKLFYAELPKGKYANMHADMFEFHLNMDAIKKVKFETGEAKRGNFTTYAIRFLDEKDESALSAFLQWGKPGEYEPGQVEAWQTLREQYGEIWEPAPVVSIE; encoded by the coding sequence ATGGCCGACACCCTCAAAGAATTTATCGAAGCTTGTCAAAATTTGGGAACTCTGCGTTTAATCGTCACTAGCAGCGCAGCCGTCTTAGAAGTACGTAGCCCAATTCAAAAATTGTTTTATGCTGAATTGCCAAAAGGCAAATATGCAAATATGCACGCCGATATGTTCGAGTTTCACTTGAATATGGATGCGATTAAAAAAGTAAAATTTGAAACTGGGGAAGCTAAAAGAGGTAACTTTACTACCTACGCAATTCGGTTTTTAGATGAAAAAGACGAATCAGCTTTAAGTGCTTTTTTGCAATGGGGTAAGCCAGGAGAATACGAACCCGGACAGGTAGAAGCTTGGCAAACTTTGCGAGAGCAATATGGAGAAATTTGGGAACCCGCACCTGTCGTTAGTATTGAATAA